In Microplitis mediator isolate UGA2020A chromosome 2, iyMicMedi2.1, whole genome shotgun sequence, a single window of DNA contains:
- the LOC130663552 gene encoding 28S ribosomal protein S34, mitochondrial codes for MPYQYIGRTTDYCGKPLWEILGNLKNYGVGRLVIRHKFARYPEPCYYKILKVAALPNPVNKIRPTFINDILERTCIVLCEKVFRGKKFDLLVQIDGASYKADYQLVPKDEEYKYINATQSKPEVVYSKTMELPPLLREIAIRNMKAKGQTITQEPEMDIVYNQMGFKFYRIAKDGEKPTFTPKIGLGKPLCPRLYANCKPI; via the exons atgcCATACCAATATATCGGTCGTACAACAGACTACTGTGGCAAACCATTATGGGAAATATTAggaaacttgaaaaattatggTGTAGGACGACTTGTTATTAGACATAAATTTGCACGTTATCCTGAACCTtgttactataaaatattaaaagttgcTGCACTTCCAAATCCAGTAAACAAAATAAGGCCtacttttattaatgatata ctTGAGCGTACATGTATAGTTCTTTGTGAAAAAGTTTTCcgaggaaaaaaatttgatttacttGTTCAAATAGATGGAGCGTCTTATAAAGCTGATTATCAATTAGTACCAAAAGATGaagagtataaatatataaatgcaaCACAATCAAAACCAGAAGTGGTTTATTCAAAGACTATGGAACTTCCCCCATTGTTGCGAGAAATCGCAATTAGAAATATGAAAGCTAAAGGACAAACAATAACTCAAGAGCCGGAAATGGATATTGTTTATAATCAAatgggatttaaattttacagaatTGCGAAAGATGGTGAAAAACCAACTTTTACACCAAAAATTGGACTTGGAAAACCACTATGTCCACGATTATATGCTAATTGTAAACCaatataa
- the LOC130663551 gene encoding uncharacterized protein LOC130663551 codes for MQSKCADDCAKSLKRRKDYEETLRGGQKSQDSENDELYLSDSTEYLSFARQKSSTSPGSSHPERSKKDTPKSRRVKKSYENQEQSEEDVRVSKTSARRRRQTSYAKRHSSRLNENCANVDCSGIPKRLVESEESEESLSSDISCPPRCDRDLTLLPKPSTPCDSSCPKQAKLDEERERHQEAVDKFLLHGGLRYFDDLCHCSLKCLLTQICGDQFVRKTASSTIFFILGVKLCFELEAWYIPF; via the exons atgcagTCTAAGTGTGCAGATGATTGTGCCAAAAGCTTAAAACGCCGTAAAG aCTATGAAGAGACCTTGAGAGGAGGACAAAAATCTCAAGATAGTGAAAACGATGAGTTGTATTTATCTGACAGTACTGAATATCTCAGTTTTGCACGTCAAAAAAGCTCTACAAGTCCAGGAAGTTCACACCCTGAAAGATCGAAAAAAGATACTCCGAAATCTAGAcgtgtaaaaaaatcttatgaaAATCAAGAACAATCTGAAGAAGATGTACGTGTTTCTAAAACCTCAGCTCGACGTCGGCGACAGACAAGCTATGCAAAAAGACATTCATCTAGATTAAATGAAAACTGTGCAAATGTTGACTGTTCTGGAATACCTAAAAGATTAGTTGAGTCAGAAGAGAGTGAAGAGTCATTGTCGTCTGATATTTCTTGTCCACCACGCTGTGATCGCGATTTGACATTATTGCCTAAGCCAAGCACACCTTGTGATTCTTCATGCCCTAAACAAGCTAAATTAG ATGAAGAAAGAGAAAGACACCAAGAAGcggttgataaatttttacttcacGGAGGACTAAGATACTTTGATGACTTATGTCATTGTTCATTAAAATGTCTCTTAACACAAATTTGCGGTGATCAGTTTGTAAGAAAAACTGCTTcatcaacaatatttttcatattaggCGTTAAATTATGTTTTGAACTTGAAGCTTGGTATATtcctttttaa